Below is a window of Metamycoplasma cloacale DNA.
TTGTTCATAATTTCTGCAATCATTAAATCGCAGCTTGATAAAAAAATTGCGCAACCCATTGCTTGATATTCAGCATTAACTAGAATGTCATTGTCAAAAAATAGATTTAGTTTAATGTCATCCACACAAACATTTGAATGTTCTACAATGGTTGAATCTGTAAGTTCAATTGATTCTTTTTTATATTTAGGATTAACATAAGCATCCATTATTATCTTTTGACGCTCTTGGTTGTTAAATGAAGTCAAGAAAATCACCGCCTTGTTTTAAAGCCTCAATTAATTTATCAATATCTTTCTTGCTATTGTAGAAAGATAACGAAACCCTTACATAACTTTTACTAAATTTATTAAGCAT
It encodes the following:
- a CDS encoding iron-sulfur cluster assembly scaffold protein is translated as MDAYVNPKYKKESIELTDSTIVEHSNVCVDDIKLNLFFDNDILVNAEYQAMGCAIFLSSCDLMIAEIMNKSKLEIIKLINNYFSLINGENVSQDDKEKLNLLNVFENVKIHYNRLECASIIYRAIKRGLNE